In the Streptobacillus moniliformis DSM 12112 genome, one interval contains:
- the mraY gene encoding phospho-N-acetylmuramoyl-pentapeptide-transferase, whose translation MLYYIQSLFIDQYTYLRVFKSISIRMGVAFGVALFFMIIFGNPFIKWLKYKKFGDTIREEGPESHYSKQGTPTMGGLLIISSILFSTLIAGNFTNKFTIFLFFMTIVFSSIGFYDDYLKLTKSKKGLSSKKKLLFQTIMTLIVFVFIYELGLVNKTIDFSIINPILKKSYIYIGPVMFFVFMFFIIVGTSNAVNLTDGLDGLVSSQIVVVSSILMLIAYAVGHYNWSEYINIYYVMGAGEIAVFLASIVGGSLGFLWFNFFPAQVFMGDVGSLTIGGLLGTIFILLKQELLLPIMGVIFFVEALSVIIQVISYRKFKKRVFKMAPIHHHFEKLGMPETKVTIRFLIITIIAGLLALIILKLR comes from the coding sequence ATGTTATACTATATTCAAAGTCTATTTATAGACCAATACACATATTTAAGAGTATTTAAATCTATATCAATAAGAATGGGTGTTGCTTTTGGTGTTGCACTATTTTTTATGATAATATTTGGAAATCCATTTATTAAGTGGTTAAAATATAAAAAGTTTGGAGATACTATAAGAGAAGAAGGACCTGAAAGTCATTATTCTAAACAAGGTACACCTACTATGGGGGGTCTTTTAATTATATCTTCTATTTTGTTTTCTACCTTGATTGCAGGTAATTTTACTAATAAATTTACTATTTTCCTATTTTTCATGACTATAGTATTTTCTAGTATAGGATTTTATGATGATTATTTAAAATTAACTAAAAGTAAAAAAGGACTTTCTAGTAAGAAAAAACTATTATTTCAAACAATAATGACATTAATTGTTTTTGTTTTCATATATGAGTTAGGTTTAGTAAATAAAACTATAGATTTTTCAATAATTAACCCTATATTGAAAAAATCATACATATATATAGGTCCTGTTATGTTTTTTGTTTTTATGTTTTTCATAATAGTAGGAACATCTAATGCTGTTAATTTAACTGATGGTTTAGATGGATTAGTTAGCAGTCAAATAGTTGTGGTTTCATCTATATTAATGTTAATAGCTTATGCAGTCGGTCATTATAACTGGTCGGAATATATTAATATATATTATGTGATGGGTGCAGGGGAAATAGCTGTATTTTTAGCATCAATAGTTGGAGGGTCTTTAGGATTTTTATGGTTTAATTTCTTTCCAGCTCAAGTATTTATGGGAGATGTAGGTTCTCTTACTATAGGGGGATTATTAGGAACAATATTCATATTATTAAAACAAGAATTACTTTTACCTATTATGGGAGTCATCTTTTTTGTCGAGGCTTTATCTGTAATTATACAAGTAATATCATATAGAAAATTTAAGAAAAGAGTATTTAAAATGGCACCTATACATCATCATTTTGAAAAATTAGGTATGCCAGAAACAAAGGTTACTATTAGATTTTTAATTATTACAATTATTGCTGGTTTATTAGCGTTAATTATACTTAAATTAAGATAG
- a CDS encoding UDP-N-acetylmuramoyl-tripeptide--D-alanyl-D-alanine ligase, translated as MNKLNTLEELIGKKIFSLKEDFKVSINSKEATPNSVFFAINKGNDYAKEAESMGAFVIYDKKELDIHNGHYVEDSVKFMQEFARRYRKNNKFIVIGITGSNGKTTVKDILHSVLSNKGVRVYKTQGNYNNHIGLPFTILSAKDSDEILLLEMGMSNLGEIDLLGYIAKPDYSIITNIGQSHLEYLKTMENVFKAKTEIIPHTSKKVVVNGKDEFLSKLDGVIKVETKDIKTNLLGDHNLLNVSIVDSLLKYMGFDDLCYENIELTDGRFQIVKGKYTYINDAYNASPISMKASLETFSKICNESFKIIALGDMLELGSDEKKYHEDLSYVLRETNFDRLFLYGKRMKYLYEKLCNLDDISFKFEYFDNKEDIKKAIDNIETIKEKVVLLKGSRSMKMEDIMEVNN; from the coding sequence ATGAATAAATTAAATACATTGGAAGAACTTATAGGAAAAAAAATATTTTCTTTAAAAGAAGATTTTAAAGTTAGTATAAATTCTAAAGAAGCAACCCCAAATAGTGTTTTCTTTGCAATTAATAAAGGTAATGATTATGCAAAGGAAGCAGAAAGTATGGGGGCTTTTGTCATTTATGATAAAAAAGAATTAGATATACATAATGGGCATTATGTAGAAGATAGTGTTAAATTCATGCAAGAATTTGCTAGGAGATATAGAAAAAACAATAAATTTATAGTTATTGGTATTACAGGCTCAAATGGTAAAACAACGGTTAAAGATATACTACACTCTGTTTTAAGTAATAAAGGGGTTAGAGTGTATAAGACACAGGGGAACTATAATAATCATATAGGTTTACCATTTACTATACTTTCAGCAAAGGATAGTGATGAAATACTATTACTTGAAATGGGTATGTCTAATTTAGGAGAAATTGATTTACTTGGATATATAGCTAAACCAGATTACTCTATAATTACTAATATAGGTCAATCACATTTAGAATATTTAAAAACTATGGAAAATGTCTTTAAGGCTAAAACAGAAATTATTCCTCATACATCAAAAAAAGTTGTAGTTAATGGAAAAGATGAATTTCTTTCTAAATTAGATGGGGTTATAAAAGTGGAAACTAAAGATATTAAAACTAATCTTTTAGGAGATCATAATCTATTAAATGTATCTATAGTTGATAGTTTACTTAAATATATGGGATTTGATGATCTTTGTTATGAAAATATAGAATTAACAGATGGAAGATTTCAAATAGTTAAAGGTAAATACACATATATTAATGATGCCTATAATGCTTCACCTATATCAATGAAAGCTTCTCTTGAAACATTTTCTAAGATATGTAATGAAAGTTTTAAAATAATTGCTTTAGGAGATATGTTAGAACTTGGTAGTGATGAGAAAAAATATCATGAAGATTTAAGTTATGTATTAAGAGAAACTAATTTTGATAGACTATTTCTTTACGGAAAGAGAATGAAATATCTTTATGAAAAATTATGTAACTTAGATGATATTTCTTTTAAATTTGAGTATTTTGATAATAAGGAAGATATAAAAAAAGCTATAGATAATATAGAAACAATTAAAGAAAAAGTTGTTTTATTGAAAGGGTCAAGATCCATGAAAATGGAAGATATAATGGAGGTAAATAATTAA
- a CDS encoding ABC-F family ATP-binding cassette domain-containing protein, producing MNLVQFNNVWKQYNGEYILKDISFSVDHMDKIGLIGLNGVGKSSLIKILLGKENHDGKEGNVNEKGNVFLNPNIKVGYLSQNHLFASEKNTVYEELLEVFYRQKELLFKINILNTLMSVSDNIEELLKDYEKLQHEYEATGGYEIEFKIKQVMQGLELNNFRDINISSLSGGEKTRVTLAKLLLQEPDLLILDEPTNHLDIVSIEWLEEYLKKYTKAFILISHDRIFLDEVCNKIMEIENRKIYEYSGNFSDFVIQKELYIKGEIKRFEKESEKIRKIEEYISRYKAGIKAKQARGRQTILDRMERMDNPVFNINRMKLKFEMKSQSADRVLSVNKICKSFDNKKVLNNVSFDLYKGDKVGIIGKNGIGKSTLLKILIGNLKQDSGDFKIGERVHVGYYDQDHQNLYPSNNILQEINNSLSYTEEYLRSKAAAFLFTSDDVLKQISLLSGGEKVRVSLLKLIEEKANLLILDEPTNHLDIYSIEVLENALIDYMGTMLLISHNRHFLDSVCNKIYFLSENGLEEFKGNYGEYKESIKNKKEVVDKTEEKLSYEERKSKQKAEIKRKKDLEKLEKNIEEISKKLKSLDDEMAKAGKVNDLEKMISIQKEIDDMKIREDELILLWSELE from the coding sequence ATGAATTTAGTACAATTTAATAATGTATGGAAGCAATATAATGGGGAATATATACTAAAAGATATTAGCTTTAGTGTTGATCATATGGATAAAATTGGATTAATAGGCTTAAATGGTGTAGGAAAATCATCATTAATTAAAATACTTTTAGGTAAAGAAAATCATGATGGGAAAGAAGGAAATGTTAATGAAAAAGGTAATGTTTTTCTCAATCCTAATATTAAAGTAGGTTATCTTTCTCAAAATCACTTATTTGCTTCAGAAAAAAATACAGTTTATGAGGAATTACTGGAAGTATTTTATAGACAAAAAGAATTACTTTTTAAGATTAATATACTTAATACTTTAATGTCAGTATCTGATAATATAGAGGAGTTATTAAAAGATTATGAGAAATTACAACATGAATATGAAGCTACAGGTGGATATGAAATAGAATTTAAGATTAAACAGGTTATGCAAGGGCTTGAATTAAATAATTTTAGAGATATTAATATATCTTCACTTTCAGGTGGAGAAAAAACTAGGGTTACACTTGCTAAATTATTACTTCAAGAACCTGATTTATTAATACTTGATGAACCAACTAACCATTTAGATATCGTTTCTATAGAATGGTTGGAAGAATATTTAAAGAAATATACAAAGGCTTTCATATTAATATCTCATGATAGAATATTCTTAGATGAAGTATGTAATAAGATAATGGAGATAGAAAATAGGAAAATTTATGAATACAGTGGAAATTTTTCAGATTTTGTCATACAAAAAGAATTGTATATAAAAGGGGAGATAAAAAGGTTTGAAAAAGAAAGTGAAAAGATAAGGAAAATAGAGGAGTATATAAGTAGATATAAAGCTGGGATAAAGGCAAAACAGGCAAGAGGAAGACAGACAATACTTGATAGAATGGAAAGAATGGATAACCCTGTATTTAATATAAATAGAATGAAATTAAAGTTTGAAATGAAATCTCAATCAGCAGATAGAGTATTAAGTGTAAATAAGATATGTAAGAGTTTTGATAATAAGAAGGTTTTAAATAATGTAAGTTTTGATTTATACAAAGGAGATAAGGTAGGTATAATAGGTAAAAATGGTATAGGTAAATCAACTCTTTTGAAAATATTAATAGGTAATTTAAAACAAGATAGTGGTGATTTTAAAATAGGAGAAAGAGTTCATGTTGGATATTATGATCAAGATCATCAAAACCTTTATCCATCTAATAATATATTACAAGAAATTAATAATTCTCTTTCATATACTGAAGAATATCTAAGAAGTAAAGCTGCTGCCTTTCTGTTTACAAGTGATGATGTATTAAAGCAAATTTCATTACTATCAGGTGGAGAAAAAGTTAGGGTTTCATTACTTAAATTAATAGAAGAAAAAGCTAATTTATTAATACTTGATGAACCAACTAATCATTTAGATATATATTCTATAGAAGTTTTAGAAAATGCACTTATAGATTACATGGGAACTATGCTTTTAATTTCTCATAATAGACATTTTTTGGATTCTGTTTGTAACAAAATATATTTCTTATCTGAAAATGGTTTAGAAGAATTTAAAGGTAATTATGGAGAATATAAGGAAAGTATAAAAAATAAGAAGGAAGTAGTAGATAAAACAGAAGAAAAGCTTAGTTATGAAGAAAGAAAATCTAAACAAAAGGCTGAAATTAAAAGAAAAAAAGATTTAGAAAAGCTTGAAAAAAATATAGAAGAGATTTCTAAAAAGCTTAAAAGTTTAGATGATGAAATGGCTAAAGCAGGTAAAGTTAATGATTTAGAGAAAATGATTAGTATACAAAAAGAAATAGATGATATGAAAATAAGAGAAGATGAATTAATATTATTATGGAGTGAATTAGAGTAG